Proteins from one Cryptomeria japonica chromosome 4, Sugi_1.0, whole genome shotgun sequence genomic window:
- the LOC131064793 gene encoding receptor kinase-like protein Xa21 yields the protein MAKTSNNSDEQALIGFKAALSVDPYNSLSDWSPNHNFCNWTGVTCSSRRQRVVSLNLTGKGLLGHISPLLGNLSFLRTVDLSNNSFQGHIPYQIGRLFRLRRLLLSTNKLESSIPSSLAGCRSLQYLSFLYNNLSGPIPFELGLLPRLETIWLDNNNLKGTIPLSLGNLSSLTELRLRSNSLYGRIPGELGLLGKLRTLDLEFNYLTGSIPTALSNCTLLERVRLADNLLTGHIPWEFGTLSELQGLHLFTNQFTGEIPGSLSNCTLLQILDLALNNLTGTVPLEFGRLLQLRWLNLWSLADCFSFDGLICGVINFLYHIDLSENYFTGIMPSSVGLLPSGLVCFRLRFNEIEGSIPDEIGNLTGIVMLDLGANHFSGTIPTSLSTLPNLERLRLENNNLHGVIPESFGQA from the exons ATGGCAAAGACTTCTAATAATTCTGATGAACAAGCTCTGATTGGTTTCAAGGCTGCTCTCTCTGTTGATCCATATAATTCTTTGTCCGATTGGTCTCCCAACCACAACTTTTGCAATTGGACTGGTGTTACATGCTCTTCTCGTCGACAGCGTGTGGTTTCCTTGAATCTCACAGGTAAGGGATTACTTGGACATATCTCTCCATTACTGGGAAACCTTTCCTTTCTTAGAACAGTTGATCTTTCTAATAACAGCTTCCAGGGCCATATTCCATATCAGATCGGAAGGCTTTTTCGCCTGAGAAGGCTTCTTCTATCTACCAATAAATTAGAATCCTCTATACCGTCTTCTCTTGCAGGCTGTCGATCGTTGCAATATCTAAGTTTCTTATATAACAATCTGAGCGGACCCATTCCCTTTGAGCTTGGCCTTCTTCCACGTTTAGAGACCATTTGGTTAGATAATAACAACCTGAAAGGCACAATCCCATTATCCCTTGGTAACCTGTCCTCATTAACTGAGTTGAGATTGAGATCCAATAGTCTCTATGGACGTATTCCTGGGGAATTGGGATTGCTCGGTAAACTTAGAACGCTTGATCTGGAGTTCAATTACTTGACAGGATCAATTCCCACTGCCCTTTCTAATTGCACTCTTCTAGAAAGAGTCCGACTAGCTGATAACCTCTTAACTGGCCACATTCCCTGGGAGTTTGGCACCCTATCAGAGTTGCAAGGATTGCATCTATTTACAAACCAATTCACGGGAGAAATTCCTGGTTCTCTCTCTAACTGTACGCTTCTTCAAATTCTTGATTTAGCGCTCAATAATCTGACCGGTACGGTGCCCTTGGAGTTTGGCAGATTGCTTCAGCTTCGATGGCTTAATTTGTGGAGTTTGGCAGATTGCTTCAGCTTCGATGGCTTAATTTGTGGAGTAATCAACTT CTTGTACCATATAGATTTGTCTGAAAACTATTTCACTGGCATTATGCCTTCTTCAGTTGGCCTCCTTCCAAGTGGTCTCGTATGTTTTCGTTTGCGCTTCAATGAAATCGAGGGAAGCATACCAGATGAGATTGGCAACCTGACAGGCATAGTAATGCTAGATTTAGGTGCCAACCATTTCAGTGGCACCATCCCAACTTCATTGAGCACACTTCCCAATCTTGAAAGATTGAGATTAGAGAACAATAATTTACATGGAGTAATTCCAGAGAGTTTTGGTCAGGCATAA